One Planctomycetota bacterium genomic region harbors:
- a CDS encoding sigma-70 family RNA polymerase sigma factor, with protein MLRQSHTIHDAAADPVLVRKAADGDTVAFGQLADRNERAALSVAYAVLGDADLAADAVQDALLKAWRALPNLEAPAAFRGWLLRTVRNAAHDVHRRRRPTMRLVSEPPVETSPDTEVAEALARLDEPTRLAVTMRYYEGASSADIAVVLDCSPAAVDMRLSRGRKQLKEMLGDD; from the coding sequence ATGTTGCGGCAGAGCCACACCATCCATGACGCAGCGGCCGACCCGGTCCTGGTCCGCAAGGCGGCCGACGGCGACACGGTCGCATTCGGTCAACTCGCCGACCGCAACGAACGCGCGGCATTGTCCGTGGCGTACGCGGTCCTCGGCGATGCCGACCTCGCGGCCGACGCGGTGCAGGACGCACTGCTCAAAGCATGGCGGGCGCTGCCGAACTTGGAAGCGCCCGCTGCGTTTCGGGGCTGGCTTTTGCGGACGGTCCGTAACGCAGCCCATGACGTGCACCGCCGACGCCGACCGACGATGCGGCTGGTGAGCGAGCCGCCGGTGGAGACATCGCCCGACACGGAGGTCGCCGAGGCACTGGCGCGGCTCGACGAGCCGACCCGGCTCGCGGTGACGATGCGGTACTACGAAGGCGCGAGTAGCGCCGACATCGCCGTGGTGCTGGACTGTTCACCGGCGGCGGTTGACATGCGGCTGAGCCGGGGGCGGAAGCAGTTGAAGGAGATGTTGGGCGATGATTGA